The segment TTTATTACGTATATTAATTACCCTGCTCCTACTACTCCTGTAGTTTCTTTCTGCATAATGACGGCGCTGCGCCTTTAGCAGGCCTTTCTATTGACGTGATTAAACGCATTCACTGCCGTCATCAAAGCTGGATTAATTAGAATATCTTTTGGGAAAACTTTGTAGATTggtgcggcctggaaaagggttaaaactaaaatatgtcTTGCGATAACGGCTATCACTGTTCCCAagctatttgaaaaatactataacgtCTGTAGAGCTCCTAAGACTATTTAATTTCTTATGCATGGTTATATAACCTAAGTGTTGTACATTCCATTCAGATACCCAAAGTTAAAGGAGTGGTTGCTGACGATGTCCCAGAAGGATTTCTGTCAGAAATACAACGAGCCGGGGAGGGAGGAGCTGGTGACCTTGCTCGTTACTATGATGCGGAACAACCAGCATAATCAGCGAGCTAAACTTTAATATATGTTGTTGCACTAagccctttggatacggaataCTATGTGAAGGTTCAAGTGTCGCATCTTGTGTGCGTCAAAAAATCCGACACAAAAAAACCGTGGAAAACCATGAATGTAATAAAACATTCATATAACCATTCGTGAACGTCTGCCTACACATAGTATATCCATAGGAACATCGGCGACGTGCATTACATATTGCAATACAGCTCCTTAACCACGGCAAACTCTTGTCGCAGTTTTGTCAACGCGTATCGATCAAGAAACGCAAAACACGAGAAAGATCGTGTTTTGCGtgtattaaagtaaaataatcaattaaatatgtataaaagtaAGGGAGTGGTAACTAAGTATTGATTACTATAGTTATGTTAAAGTGGTgtgaaaatgtatataaaacacAATTTATAAGAATCACAGGTTTTTATTTCAGTAACTAAAAAGAAATGCAAAGAATTTCTTAACTTTACACTCCTGTAACGTCTAGGGCTAACCATATGGATAACTTTTTGATGAGAAATGAATGATTACAAAAACCGTTACACATTAAACATTTCCTATAAGTCTTATAATTGTCTCTCGTTAACGCCCGCCGCACTCGGAACAATAATAGCACTTAACATATATCGAGTAAGGACATGTACAATACTTGAGATAATCTCTCGAAACGTCAGTTTAGCTCAGTCATACGAAATACAATACACAGGACCGCCGAGTAACTTACTCGTTGGAAACattcgaattaaatttaaactatcaTCAGATCATCACGCTATCTCGTCGATTCACTTCAAATTTGTAGGCGTCCATAGTTGGTGAGGGCGTTAGTGTTTGTTGCACGATAGTCTAAGGATGGCGCGAGAGCCAGCATTAGCCATCCTCCTTGGGTGGTGTGAACCAGCCTGGAACATACGACTTATTTACTATTACACACTTCAGCAGAAGAAATACAGTTTCAATCGGGCCAAAGATCGGCAAAAGGACGTGGAGTTGATTATACTATACGGATTAGAAgagaataggtacctactccttttctaatttatTTGCAGGCTCTGTCTGCGAAGTTTAAAGTCGGACCACGTCCACGCTAAGTCAAGTATGGAGCTTACAGAGcgtatgcattcttactgccaaaTTTGTGCAGAGTTAGCGGGGTTaccgtatgcggagtgaaatctggacaaagttttgaacgtgtaaaaaaaaaacaaaaaaaactgaaattatatctaACTCCCAATTTAAACTCTAatctgtcaattaatccggCAAGTTTCATGGGCATTGGATTTTTTCTCTTGAAATTATGGTAAATCTAGAAGAACAACGTCGCGAAGTTTCGCAGTTACATCCAGTTGGATGTAATTTCTCTAGTACTATTTATctatggccgaaagcgaagatagtggGACATTTTGTGGAAGCGGGTTAGAGCTGAagatatgtttaaaatattttcacttctcatgctcgtaaagttcgactttaagtcgtgcgtagacgacataaaagttgcttattaccggcgtgccccgcgcccccgacacaaGCGAGTACGATTTTCTTTAGTCTttaataaatacggtaaaataacatacaatattggatatttttgtatgtatattttactcacaatccaagtgaaaagcagagtataactcaggcataaatgtccatatCTATGTACAGATAGGTCACGAGAACattcaaatgtggcagtaacacactttttaaaaatatcttgaaggCATGGGCATCGGCAAACGTTCAAAAAAGTTAAGCCCACCGTctctgaaaataaaaaaaaataactgaaaTGTCATTACggtcaaaaatgaaaaaaaagctGTTTTTGCATTTTGGGATTTATACTAATcatatgtcacttaaaatggataTTCATGgcaagtattattattttgagaacaccaaCGGTCCAAGGGACGAGAATGTAAAATATGTCTAGCATACatttcctaaaaaagttttcctaaggAAGATTAAATTGTAACTAAAAAAAGCCAACATTTGTGTTTTCAACAACCGATGGCTTTAAAGTACCATAACTGCcgttaaaaatctcgcatttgagtaaactttatcttgcaTGTAACATTgctaaatacattattaaagaacaagtttttttttatataaccaccaattttgtccagatttcactctgCATACGTTAGATTCTGATACACTGGATCAAACGCGCATAACCTGCGTCTCTGATATAACCTACCCTTTTTCATGCGTTCTTGAAATATggttattaataaaaacatgggaaaaaaaaatacgcttTGTCAGCGACAGATGTCCTTAGACATTTTTCTGATCAAAATTCTTTTCTTTCTACTAAACAATCTGTTCCACGTGTAACTTACAGCGACGCAAAAGCGtcacaatacaattttttaaacgtCGGTCAGTAAGGAGTCACTAGTAAAAATGAATATAAGGAAAAGTGTTAAGGCTGCAACTATGATGCCCACctgcattatttttgtataattctAAGTAGCCATATTCGAAAGGTGCTGCCACAAGTGACGCAATGAGTATAAAATTGTGTCGACGATCGTTAAGGAATTTAATTCCTGTGTTGTTAAAAAATATACTCGAGCAATATTGACATCTCGACACATTGGCAAGCTTGGGCTACCTATGAACTTTTAGGGCGGGTTGCACTACGCGCAATCAACGGTTAAATTATACAGTGACGGCAGCTTTCATTCCATATGGAACTGTCAAACTTAACAAGCTAAAGCCCGGTTCAAATTTGTCtaacgtgtcgtgttgtgttgtgtcgtgactcgtgacgcatatcggtttcatacatttaatataattgcgtgcacatttgtctgacgcagtgtgcgacacaacacaacacgacacgtcagataAATCTGAACCGGGCTTAATTTTGACGTACTAACGTCGACAAACTAAATGGTTTAGTACAACTGGCTAGATGTTtagaaatgtaataaaagtagtaACCCATGCAGTCCCCCACTCACCGTTCTTCTCGTGTATCTGCACGAGGCACTTGAAGCTCTGCTGGGCGCGCGCCAGCGAGTACTGCGTCTGCGAGACGACCTTGGTGGCGCCGAACTGTATGCGCGCCTTGCCCTTCACCAGCGTGGCGGCGATCTGCATGATCACCGCCTCCACCGTGTACGCGGACGACCAGCCCTGCTTCGTCAGCAGCTCCATGCATATCGCGCCGCCCACCAGCACGTAGCCTCCTAACAATGGGAAACCTTTTGTTTATATCCCAGATACTAAAATGATAGTTTGCTTCCCTAATGAACATGCTATCCACGGACAATTTCGTACGACCTTGGTGTATGCGCGCCTTTCCCTTCACCAGCGTGGCGGCGATCTGCATGATCACCGCCTCCACCGTGTATGCGGACCATTGACCCGCCGCCCCGTTTATGATACCGATGGTCAATGACACTGTGCGAGAGGTACAGCAATATAATtctgcgcgtgcgatagagataggaacaggtgGGTCGATGTACGAAATTCTTCGTAGTGTACGTTAAGGACGTACCTAAGTGGTACAGAAGCAATATCATTGGGTGGTAAATTCATCAGTAAAGTGTTCTTATGCCTTCCTTCCTTCATGTGAGtgtgatgtattttagtttcgTCAATCACTACACAAGTAAACCAGTTTCGAATACAATCCAtattaaaaataggtatcttATATATCCTAAAAACATTAtccatttttagagttccgtaccaaaaaggtacaaaaggaacccttagttttttatgatataggaggcaaacgagcagacgaatcgtctgatggtaagcgtTTACCAcagcccatggacacctgcaattccataggggttgtaagtgcgttgccggcctttaagatgggaatacgctcttatTAAAAAGCAATACAATTTTTAATCTATCCCATACTTTATTAGGATAAGATAAtaagttccgtacttttcagtatttcttgttatagcggcaacagaaatacatcatctgtgtaaatttcaactgtctagctatcacagttgatgagatacagcctggtgacagacagacagacagacggacagaggaatcttagtaatagggtcccgtttttaccctttgggtacggaaccctaaaaccaaGAATATACTCACCTGATATAATGGGATAGACGACACGCACGAACGGCGGCTCGAAGGGGTACGTCTCCTTGAACATGATGTTGAGCAGGATGGAGTCCTTGCCCTCCTTCTCCTTCAGCAGCAGCAGGTCGTTGTGCAGCGGGCTGTCCGGGTCCACGGAGCGCAGCCGGATGTTCCACTCGTACAGGGAGTCGTTCACGAGCTCTGCATAtcacattattaatttattaacttataactattccattaaaaaaaaaccggataagtgcgagtcggactcacccaccgagggttccgtactttttagtatttgttattataggggcgacaaaaatacatcatttgttaaaattacaactctctagctatcacggttcatgaaatacagcctggtgacagacggacagaggggtTTTAgcagtagggtcccgtttttaccctttgggtacggaaccctaaaaaccctaCGCATTATCTaccaaaaaaaaaccgtaaaacaaatgaatggctgaGACAACAGACCAAGGTCACAATGATGTTACAAAACGCGTAGCCAgtttgaagtgggaatgggctggtcacATAGCACGAAAGACCGACTTGTGGAGTAAAtgactactcgagtggcgaccatggggagAAGAGCGTCCTTActgtttgggtacggaaccttaaaaatccattttatgccaaaaatgccttacatgattttggaaaagagctgatgattttttctttaacacattcagtgccagccctagctacgcgctacgagcgtagccgataacacgggaaaaaccgaaaagcgcctacgaacagagaactccCCTGGCGAGcactggcactgaatgtgttaaactGCTGGatcaatttttatcaaatatagcTAAGAATCACTGCAAGGAGACTCGTACTCGACtacgtaaaaaaaaactcatcgaaatcggtctatccgttggagagctacgaatgctacgatagACAGACAGACCTAGGCGTCAAACATAGTAATATTGGCAGTTTAATAAGGAAGAAAGGATCGCGCATGACACATATTTTAGAGATTCGTATCTCAAAATGAAACCGGAATTCTCATTTTAACAAACTTTAAGGTACCTTAATTCCGGGTGAGATAAATATTACGAATTTTTAAAATATCGTCAATCGGGGTGAATAAGGATGGCTgcggtgaatagggacaaaacttaaaggGCGATtcacctgacaatttcttaaaaaatattcacaCAAATTATATCATACATAACCTAtgtttattttcaatcgaataaaGCAAtatgtgtgggtattttttaagtaattgtcaagtaaatcacattttaagttttgtccttaTTCACCCCaaccatccctattcaccccggttgaagGTATCTGTCTAATTGCAAACAGCCTCCTAGTGCAAAATGATGCACTGTCCTTTTTACATTTCTATGCAAAAGAAGTGctctttaatattaaatataatatttatacaagAAGAGTCGCATACTAAACTCTGAATAACTAGGTATGTAGCTCATTATTTCGTAGTTGAGTCGTTGTAAGTAGACATAACCACAGCACCAAGAGCGCTTATAAGTGTTATGGGTTATGGCATATGTTGTCAATGTAACTTTCCAGCTTTCTAGTAAGGTTTATATTGGCTCGCTTGCGCCCGTTATCTtggcgtatgtatgtatgtgaatATTTTGTATACAACGTATGGCGTTCAAAAAGGAACATATTCGAAAAGAGTAACTCACCAATCGAATACATATTGCTCTTGAAGGAATGTGAGCGATATATGTCCCGCAGCTCTTTCATGAGGCGGTCTGTGGCTTGTAGGCTGCCCGAGACACTGCCGGACAAATAGTCTTGCCGTTGATTTTGTCGAAGTCTCTCTAGTGTCGCTAAGTGTTCTGTTTCCATATCAtcctagaaaaaaaattactagaTCAAAAATATGTCACAGACAAGTAAATAATAACTGTCCTGAAGACACTAATTTCGGGGATTTTTTTAGGGGGTATTATTTTAGCAGTTTTATATACCCTGTTGTGTATTCTTCTTAATGAatatgttaccgtaaaaacccgGTTTTAGTGAAGACGCGTTTTCCCtacttaaaactagttttccgtacaGTCTTGgtaaaaacgcgttttcacggTATTACAGCAGTcaggtatatatttataaatggtGTATTTTTACTGCGCAAAAATGCtgtggaagcgctggtggcctagcggtaagagcgtgcgactttcaatccgaaggtcgcgggttcaaaccccggctcgtaccaatgtgtttttcggaacttatgtacggaatatcatttgatattaaattagtaaattttaccagtcgcttttcggtaaaggaaatgTGTTCCTTCACACAAAAGCGAAAGgttaaagttaattttaaacaacgtcaagtaatgcagaagaattataaaaaagtatatagttgatccatagagtaacttatactagagcggtactgtcatagtaaattttgtaaccccagtaaattcactgccaacacacctgtcgacacactttaaaactaaaaataaatatttataaaaatacgataaaatgtattta is part of the Cydia strobilella chromosome 17, ilCydStro3.1, whole genome shotgun sequence genome and harbors:
- the LOC134748725 gene encoding ubiquitin-conjugating enzyme E2 Q2; amino-acid sequence: MACLNTLKLEIKTLEQVFPKNHERFQIMSASVDELTCRFVGRNGKKYEIHANITETYPSTPPVWFADSEDLVVTNAVQILSNTQGRDNHVINQVGILLRELCKLHGVPEPPDLDSLTIPMHPFPQQRLPSVTSNGAESGTEEDEEMAAEEDESEGEDDLPLEMVEDAGRSNKDDMETEHLATLERLRQNQRQDYLSGSVSGSLQATDRLMKELRDIYRSHSFKSNMYSIELVNDSLYEWNIRLRSVDPDSPLHNDLLLLKEKEGKDSILLNIMFKETYPFEPPFVRVVYPIISGGYVLVGGAICMELLTKQGWSSAYTVEAVIMQIAATLVKGKARIQFGATKVVSQTQYSLARAQQSFKCLVQIHEKNGWFTPPKEDG